The following are encoded together in the Actinoplanes sp. N902-109 genome:
- a CDS encoding CPBP family intramembrane glutamic endopeptidase: protein MSLRVRAILVYLAIAFGGVWPYLFFVRLSLGWSLINPLVQLPVAFMPAIGAFVVRRWVTREGFVDAGLRLRFRRAWRHWLVAWLMPLGVTALALAGAATAGWWNGDLSPAGGPGGIFLLLMLQVVLTPAYMGEEFGWTSFLWPRLIPGRPRRSVAATGFIWAVWHYPLAYLGYAEFSDHTVSMAVWTIQFMLFEVMLCWLYAKTGSVWATSLAHAGNNMVQGVLTEQLLINGGHLDALRVIICVDLALSLVCIPLVRSKAFTAAPGKAIGLPAADQPTLG, encoded by the coding sequence ATGTCGCTTCGGGTTCGAGCAATTCTTGTGTACCTTGCTATCGCATTCGGCGGGGTCTGGCCTTATCTCTTTTTCGTTCGGCTTTCGCTGGGGTGGTCGCTGATCAATCCCTTGGTTCAACTGCCGGTGGCTTTCATGCCCGCGATCGGGGCATTCGTGGTACGTCGCTGGGTGACCCGGGAGGGATTCGTCGATGCGGGCCTGCGGTTGAGGTTCCGCAGGGCCTGGCGGCATTGGCTGGTCGCTTGGCTCATGCCACTGGGCGTCACTGCATTGGCCTTGGCCGGCGCCGCGACCGCGGGCTGGTGGAACGGAGATCTCTCACCGGCGGGCGGTCCGGGCGGAATCTTTCTCCTGTTGATGCTGCAGGTGGTGCTCACACCCGCGTATATGGGCGAGGAGTTCGGCTGGACCAGTTTCCTCTGGCCTCGCCTGATCCCGGGCCGACCGCGACGGTCCGTGGCCGCAACCGGGTTCATCTGGGCGGTGTGGCACTATCCACTGGCCTATCTCGGCTATGCCGAGTTTTCTGATCACACCGTCAGCATGGCCGTGTGGACCATTCAGTTCATGCTCTTCGAAGTGATGCTGTGCTGGCTCTACGCCAAGACCGGCTCGGTGTGGGCCACGAGCCTCGCACACGCTGGAAACAACATGGTGCAAGGAGTGCTGACCGAACAACTACTCATCAACGGTGGTCACCTCGATGCGTTGCGGGTCATCATCTGCGTCGACCTGGCCTTGAGTCTGGTATGCATCCCGTTGGTGCGGTCGAAAGCCTTCACGGCAGCGCCTGGAAAAGCGATCGGCCTGCCGGCCGCCGATCAGCCCACCCTCGGTTGA
- a CDS encoding ricin-type beta-trefoil lectin domain protein, whose product MSVVRHARENDRLELGTDQDRRSDDRVASLPGRYSRRGDLLHPFGKRIYVPSAARISSDPEIESRYDVSLTRQIPYPPLRRLATAFLAVVLTFAALLVPASAASAAVAPEDPGRIVGDLTGRCVDADGGGLKGRNGAIAQLWDCNSNSWQQWVMTGDGHIKSRYDGRCLDADGGGLHAQNGAIIQLWDCNSNAWQKWTVGADRKIRSVFNNRCLDADRNGTRSQQGALLQLWDCNSNAWQTWPNSLFRLGSGQQLAPGDALVNGSTQLEMQTDGNLVVFGLNHVAVWATGTNQAGSTLEMQTDGNLVVYAPGHVAVWATGTNQAGSSLDMQSDNNLVVFAPGRAVMWASAQTGGRQQIAQEILNNSRITLAVAHASGISDSAYARSNIVSTAGGGAAVRSSYDADGSGGYPAAPGGTVLLSTAMLSGLRQLGVEGAMRVSEIAGGQHTGNSQHYYGRAFDLDQYGGRAKSALISRCQQLGANLAQDEGTHVHCQWPS is encoded by the coding sequence ATGTCGGTTGTTCGGCATGCTCGAGAAAACGATCGGTTGGAGCTTGGCACAGATCAAGATAGACGGTCCGATGATCGGGTGGCGTCCTTACCCGGAAGGTATTCACGTCGAGGAGATTTATTGCATCCATTCGGTAAGCGGATATATGTTCCGTCAGCTGCACGGATTTCCTCCGATCCCGAGATCGAAAGCAGGTATGACGTGTCACTAACACGCCAAATCCCTTATCCTCCGCTCCGGCGGCTAGCCACGGCGTTCCTGGCCGTAGTGCTGACGTTCGCGGCTCTGTTGGTCCCCGCTTCTGCGGCGTCCGCGGCGGTCGCGCCGGAAGATCCCGGACGAATCGTCGGGGATCTTACCGGACGGTGCGTGGACGCCGACGGTGGCGGCCTGAAGGGGCGCAACGGAGCGATTGCGCAACTGTGGGACTGCAACAGCAACTCCTGGCAGCAGTGGGTCATGACCGGTGACGGGCACATCAAGAGCCGCTACGACGGCCGGTGCCTCGACGCCGACGGCGGTGGCCTGCATGCTCAGAACGGCGCCATCATCCAGCTGTGGGACTGCAACAGCAACGCGTGGCAGAAGTGGACGGTCGGCGCCGACCGCAAGATCCGTAGCGTGTTCAACAACCGCTGCCTGGACGCGGACCGCAACGGCACCAGATCGCAGCAAGGAGCGCTGCTGCAGCTGTGGGACTGCAACAGCAACGCTTGGCAGACCTGGCCCAATAGCCTCTTCCGGCTGGGCTCAGGCCAGCAGCTCGCTCCCGGGGACGCACTGGTCAACGGCTCGACGCAGCTGGAGATGCAGACAGACGGCAACCTCGTCGTCTTCGGTCTCAACCACGTCGCCGTGTGGGCCACTGGCACCAATCAGGCCGGCTCGACGCTGGAGATGCAGACCGACGGCAACCTGGTTGTCTATGCCCCGGGTCATGTGGCGGTGTGGGCCACTGGCACCAATCAGGCCGGCTCAAGCCTCGACATGCAATCCGACAACAACCTTGTCGTCTTCGCTCCCGGCCGTGCGGTGATGTGGGCAAGCGCCCAGACCGGCGGACGTCAGCAGATTGCTCAGGAAATCTTGAACAACTCGAGAATTACCTTGGCGGTCGCGCACGCCAGCGGCATTTCCGATAGTGCTTACGCCCGATCTAACATCGTCAGCACCGCTGGCGGCGGTGCTGCAGTCCGGTCGTCGTACGACGCTGACGGCTCCGGCGGCTATCCCGCAGCACCAGGCGGAACGGTGCTCCTGAGCACGGCCATGTTGAGCGGCCTGCGGCAGCTGGGCGTTGAAGGCGCGATGCGGGTCAGCGAGATTGCCGGCGGGCAGCACACCGGTAACAGCCAGCACTACTACGGGCGCGCCTTCGACCTGGATCAGTATGGAGGCCGCGCGAAGTCGGCGCTGATCAGCCGGTGCCAGCAGTTGGGAGCGAACCTAGCGCAGGACGAGGGCACCCACGTTCACTGCCAATGGCCGTCCTGA
- a CDS encoding nuclear transport factor 2 family protein: MIAELQHAVANYAHALDELDVPALEAILTQDTTWTFTVPGQGVLGPVAGREAVLDFVRAGHAAQTGRVRHHLSNVVVTTADTDSAHVRAYLAQTRNNGDDVQVISTGVYTFGLRRSATEWQIAELTLALDNAL, translated from the coding sequence ATGATCGCCGAACTGCAGCACGCGGTGGCGAACTACGCTCACGCCCTGGACGAGCTGGACGTGCCCGCGCTGGAAGCGATTCTGACCCAGGACACCACCTGGACCTTCACGGTGCCCGGACAGGGAGTGCTCGGCCCGGTCGCCGGGCGCGAGGCGGTCCTCGACTTTGTCCGTGCCGGGCACGCCGCCCAGACCGGCAGGGTGCGGCACCACCTGAGCAACGTGGTGGTCACGACAGCGGACACCGACAGCGCGCACGTGCGGGCCTACCTGGCGCAAACGAGGAACAACGGCGACGACGTGCAGGTGATCTCGACCGGCGTCTACACGTTCGGGCTGCGCCGCTCTGCCACCGAATGGCAGATCGCCGAGCTCACCCTGGCACTGGACAACGCCTTATAA
- a CDS encoding NADP-dependent oxidoreductase: MKAIQFHQAGGPEVLQYDEVPVPEIGPGEVLVRVYAAGINPPDWYLREGLKVMPAEMRPPLEFPLTPGTDLSGVVQAVAADVAEFAVGDEVFGMVRFPGFDGRTYAEYVAAPASDLAHKPARLDHVHAAGAPMAVLTAWQLLIDLGHDVPSPFTGQVHQPVPITPGMTVLVNGAAGGVGHFAVQLAKWKGARVVAVASGRHEQFLRKLSADEFIDYTRTRAADVVSGVDLVIDTVGGPDSSRLLTVLKRGGTMLPVFFAQYDPEETARLGISVSNIQVRSDGPQLAEIGRLFDEGTLQVGVDSTYPLSEADKAHTRAAQGHIQGKIVLTVAS; this comes from the coding sequence ATGAAGGCGATCCAGTTCCACCAGGCGGGCGGCCCGGAAGTTCTGCAGTACGACGAGGTGCCGGTGCCCGAGATCGGACCGGGCGAGGTCCTCGTCCGGGTGTACGCGGCGGGCATCAACCCGCCGGATTGGTACCTGCGCGAGGGTCTGAAGGTCATGCCGGCCGAGATGCGGCCGCCGCTGGAGTTCCCGTTGACTCCCGGGACGGACCTGTCCGGTGTGGTCCAGGCGGTCGCTGCGGACGTGGCGGAGTTCGCCGTCGGTGACGAGGTCTTCGGGATGGTGCGGTTCCCCGGGTTCGACGGCCGGACCTACGCCGAGTATGTGGCCGCGCCGGCGTCGGACCTGGCCCACAAGCCGGCCCGGCTCGACCACGTGCACGCGGCCGGGGCTCCGATGGCCGTGCTCACGGCCTGGCAGCTCCTGATTGATCTCGGCCACGACGTGCCGTCTCCGTTCACCGGTCAGGTGCATCAGCCGGTGCCGATCACACCGGGGATGACCGTGCTGGTCAACGGGGCCGCCGGCGGCGTGGGCCACTTCGCGGTGCAGCTGGCGAAGTGGAAGGGAGCGCGCGTGGTCGCGGTGGCCTCGGGCCGCCACGAGCAGTTCCTGCGCAAGCTCAGCGCCGATGAATTCATCGACTACACCCGGACGCGGGCAGCGGACGTGGTCAGCGGGGTCGACCTGGTGATCGACACGGTCGGTGGACCGGACAGCTCGCGCCTGCTGACCGTGCTCAAGCGTGGCGGCACCATGCTTCCGGTGTTCTTCGCCCAGTACGACCCGGAAGAGACGGCGCGGCTGGGCATCTCGGTCTCCAACATCCAGGTACGTTCCGACGGCCCCCAGCTCGCCGAGATCGGGCGCCTGTTCGACGAGGGCACGCTCCAGGTCGGGGTGGACAGCACGTACCCGCTGTCCGAGGCCGACAAGGCACACACGCGAGCCGCGCAGGGTCACATCCAGGGCAAAATCGTGCTGACGGTGGCCTCATGA
- a CDS encoding LysR family transcriptional regulator: MNDLGQDLELRLVRYFTAVAAHQHFGRAAADLRVAQPALSRQIQRLEKQLGARLLDRAPQGTRLTPAGQAFLPRAQALLQAARQAELAVREHAATERITVGYVEDLVITAAVQELRRRHPRAEITTRHLSCRDVGVLSDKGVDALIGRAPLPLAADQVLTTPLYEEPRMLVVPRDHPLAGRASVTSAELAGEKAAPCAFETTDWTSYQLLGAGVPPLESYEDKLELVASGRAIAVLPVGDLRSSLRPDLVTVPIEGAPPSRVVVVSRTGDPNPMIRSFRLAAKAVLTPSAA, from the coding sequence GTGAACGATCTCGGGCAGGACCTGGAACTGCGGCTGGTGCGCTACTTCACAGCGGTCGCGGCGCACCAGCACTTCGGCCGAGCCGCCGCCGACCTGCGCGTCGCCCAGCCGGCGCTGAGCCGCCAGATCCAGCGGCTCGAGAAACAACTCGGCGCACGGCTGCTGGACCGCGCACCCCAGGGCACCCGGCTCACTCCAGCCGGCCAGGCGTTCCTCCCCCGGGCCCAAGCCCTGCTGCAGGCCGCCCGGCAGGCCGAACTGGCCGTACGCGAGCACGCCGCGACCGAACGGATCACCGTCGGCTACGTCGAAGACCTCGTGATCACTGCCGCGGTCCAGGAGCTGCGCCGTCGCCACCCGCGGGCCGAGATCACCACCCGGCACCTGAGCTGCCGCGACGTGGGAGTGCTGTCCGACAAGGGGGTCGATGCCCTGATCGGGCGGGCGCCGCTACCGCTGGCCGCCGACCAGGTGCTCACCACCCCGCTGTACGAGGAACCCCGGATGCTCGTGGTCCCGCGCGACCATCCCTTGGCCGGCCGCGCGTCGGTGACCTCCGCGGAACTGGCCGGCGAGAAGGCGGCGCCCTGCGCTTTCGAGACCACGGACTGGACTTCCTACCAGCTTCTCGGCGCCGGGGTGCCACCGTTGGAGAGCTACGAGGACAAGCTCGAGCTGGTCGCGAGCGGCCGGGCGATCGCCGTGCTGCCGGTCGGCGATCTGCGCAGTTCACTGCGCCCCGACCTGGTCACCGTCCCGATCGAAGGTGCGCCCCCCAGCCGGGTCGTCGTGGTCAGCCGCACGGGCGACCCGAATCCGATGATCAGGAGTTTCCGGCTGGCGGCTAAGGCCGTCCTGACCCCCTCCGCAGCCTGA
- a CDS encoding EF-hand domain-containing protein — protein MKLGHLFGASDTDGDGFVDWSDYERLISRYLDGYGIAAEDRRAHALRAAYQQYWSELLQQVNGTDRLSEEQFVAANQAAGVDRSRFTMAGLVPQAIFDVMDTDGDDTISKPEYKVFLEAWGVSDLEALNVFLELDTDDDGRISRDEFIGAIRDFFTSPELESPASLFFGHIER, from the coding sequence GTGAAGCTGGGGCATCTGTTCGGGGCGAGCGACACCGACGGGGACGGATTTGTCGACTGGAGCGACTACGAGCGCCTGATCAGTCGTTATCTGGACGGATACGGCATCGCTGCCGAGGACCGCCGGGCGCATGCGCTGCGAGCCGCGTACCAACAGTATTGGTCAGAACTGCTGCAGCAGGTGAACGGCACCGACCGGCTGTCCGAAGAGCAGTTCGTGGCTGCGAATCAGGCTGCGGGCGTCGACCGGAGCCGGTTCACCATGGCCGGGCTCGTCCCGCAGGCGATCTTCGACGTGATGGACACCGACGGGGACGACACCATCAGCAAGCCGGAATACAAGGTGTTCCTGGAGGCGTGGGGCGTGTCGGACCTCGAAGCGCTGAACGTCTTCCTGGAACTGGACACCGATGACGACGGGCGGATCAGCCGCGACGAGTTCATCGGTGCCATCCGGGATTTCTTCACCTCACCCGAGCTCGAATCGCCCGCCAGCCTCTTCTTCGGCCACATCGAACGCTAG
- a CDS encoding TetR/AcrR family transcriptional regulator yields MVRRSGRRPGNQDTKQAILAAARTVFADRGFDKASIRAIATQAEVDPALVHHYFGTKEKLFLACMDLPINPAELIPQAIEGPRESAGERLVRLVLSVWDSPHGSVAVAMLRSAMSNEWTARLMREFVVTQILRRAIAGLGIDAKEAPMRTALVATQIAGMAVVRYVLKVEPVASAPAEHLVAAVGPSVQRYLTGDLPDVFATWPDEPGGG; encoded by the coding sequence TTGGTGCGGCGCAGCGGGCGGCGGCCCGGCAACCAGGACACGAAACAGGCGATCCTGGCGGCCGCCCGCACGGTCTTCGCCGACCGCGGCTTCGACAAAGCGTCGATCCGGGCGATCGCCACCCAGGCCGAGGTCGACCCGGCGCTGGTGCACCATTACTTCGGCACCAAGGAGAAGCTCTTCCTGGCCTGCATGGACCTGCCGATCAACCCGGCCGAGCTGATCCCCCAGGCGATCGAGGGTCCCCGCGAGTCGGCCGGCGAACGCCTGGTCCGGCTGGTGCTCAGCGTCTGGGACTCACCACACGGCTCGGTCGCCGTGGCGATGCTGCGCTCGGCGATGAGCAACGAGTGGACCGCCCGGTTGATGCGCGAGTTCGTGGTCACCCAGATCCTCCGCCGCGCCATCGCCGGCCTGGGCATCGACGCAAAGGAGGCCCCGATGCGCACCGCGCTGGTGGCCACCCAGATCGCCGGCATGGCCGTGGTGCGCTACGTCCTCAAGGTCGAACCGGTCGCCTCCGCCCCCGCCGAGCACCTCGTTGCCGCGGTAGGACCGAGCGTGCAGCGCTACCTGACGGGTGACCTGCCGGACGTCTTCGCCACCTGGCCGGACGAACCCGGCGGTGGCTGA
- a CDS encoding ABC transporter permease, with amino-acid sequence MILLATTARILRQLRHDRRTVALLVVVPTALLTLIYFMYDGTRAYDRVALVMLGVFPFVTMFLVTSIAMLRERTSGTLERLLTTPLGKLDLLFGYGLAFGLTAAAQAGVAVAAAYGLLGLDTAGSVGLVMLIAVVNAVLGVALGLLCSAFARTEFQAVQFLPVVVIPQLLLCGLFVPRAGMAGWLQAVSDVFPLSYAVDALAQVGAHAEATGTMWWDLTVVAGAAILALVLAAATLRRRTP; translated from the coding sequence ATGATCCTGCTGGCGACGACGGCCCGGATCCTGCGTCAGTTGCGCCACGACCGCCGTACGGTGGCGTTGCTGGTCGTGGTGCCGACGGCATTGCTGACGCTGATCTATTTCATGTACGACGGCACCCGTGCCTACGATCGTGTGGCGCTGGTGATGCTCGGGGTCTTCCCGTTCGTGACCATGTTCCTGGTGACCAGCATCGCAATGCTGCGCGAGCGGACCAGCGGCACCCTCGAACGGCTGCTCACCACCCCGCTGGGCAAACTGGACCTGCTGTTCGGCTACGGCCTGGCGTTCGGGCTGACCGCCGCGGCGCAGGCCGGCGTCGCGGTCGCGGCCGCCTACGGGCTGCTGGGGCTGGACACCGCGGGCAGCGTCGGGCTGGTGATGCTGATCGCCGTGGTCAACGCCGTGCTCGGGGTGGCGCTGGGCCTGCTGTGCAGTGCCTTCGCCCGCACCGAGTTCCAGGCGGTGCAGTTCCTGCCGGTCGTGGTGATCCCGCAGCTGCTGCTCTGCGGCCTGTTCGTGCCGCGGGCCGGCATGGCGGGCTGGTTGCAGGCCGTCTCGGACGTCTTCCCGCTCTCGTACGCGGTGGACGCGCTGGCCCAGGTCGGCGCGCATGCCGAAGCGACGGGCACGATGTGGTGGGATCTGACGGTGGTGGCCGGAGCGGCGATACTGGCCCTGGTCCTCGCGGCGGCGACGCTGCGGCGCAGAACACCCTGA
- a CDS encoding ABC transporter ATP-binding protein yields MNSWEAGVNGAIEVKDLVVERGKRRVLHGISCSVPAGCVTGLLGPSGSGKTTLIRAVVGAQIVRSGSVTVLGQPAGATALRRTVGYVTQSPSIYGDLTVRENARYFAALHGLGAADAERAIADVGLKDAAGQLVGDLSGGQRSRASLACAMIGDPRLLVLDEPTVGQDPVLRAELWEKFHALAATGTTLLVSSHVMDEASRCDRLLLIREGRLIGDDSPAAIRAAAGTDDLEEAFLRLIKGVAVR; encoded by the coding sequence ATGAATTCTTGGGAGGCCGGTGTGAACGGCGCCATCGAGGTCAAAGATCTGGTTGTCGAGCGCGGGAAACGGCGGGTCCTGCACGGCATCTCCTGCTCGGTCCCCGCCGGTTGCGTCACCGGTCTGCTGGGGCCGAGCGGCAGCGGCAAGACCACCCTCATCCGGGCCGTCGTCGGTGCGCAGATCGTCCGGTCCGGCTCGGTGACCGTGCTCGGGCAACCCGCGGGAGCAACGGCCCTGCGCCGTACGGTCGGGTACGTCACCCAGTCGCCGAGCATCTACGGCGATCTGACCGTACGGGAAAATGCCCGGTATTTCGCCGCGTTGCACGGGCTCGGGGCGGCGGACGCGGAGCGCGCCATCGCCGACGTCGGCCTGAAGGACGCGGCCGGGCAGCTGGTCGGTGATCTCTCCGGCGGGCAGCGCAGCCGGGCGTCGCTGGCGTGCGCGATGATCGGCGACCCCCGGCTGCTGGTGCTGGACGAGCCGACGGTCGGGCAGGACCCGGTGCTGCGGGCCGAGCTGTGGGAGAAGTTCCACGCGCTCGCCGCCACCGGCACCACGCTGTTGGTGTCCAGTCACGTGATGGACGAGGCCAGCCGCTGCGACCGGCTGCTGCTGATCCGCGAGGGCCGGCTGATCGGCGACGACTCCCCCGCCGCGATCCGCGCCGCGGCCGGCACCGACGATCTCGAGGAGGCGTTCCTGCGCCTGATCAAGGGGGTGGCGGTGCGATGA